Part of the Pseudomonadota bacterium genome is shown below.
CGCCCTGGGGGTGGAGAAGGCCCGCGTGATGGGCCATTCCATGGGCACCATCGTATGCCAGCACCTCACGGTGATGGCACCGGAGCGGGTGCAGGACTTGGTGTTGCTCGGTCCCCTGGCGCAACCGCCCGAACCGGCGCGCGGCGCGCTCATGGACAGGGCCGGCCTCGCCCGCCGCGAGGGCATGACGGGCATCGCCGACACCATCGCCGACGTGGCCCTCTCCGCTGCCACCAAGGCGGACCTGCCAGACATTCAAGGATTCGTCCGCGAGATGGTGATCCGGCAAGATCCAGAGGGCTACGCCCTGAGCTGCGAAGCGCTGTCCCGGGCCCAAGCCGCGGACGCGAGCGCCATCACCTGCCCTTGCCTGCTGATCACCGGCGATGAGGACAAGGTGGCGCCGCCAGCCAACGTCGAGGCCCTCGGCAGCGCCTTGCCGAGCGCCCGCGTGATGGTGCTCGAGGGCTGTGGCCACTGGACCCTGAACGAGAAACCGACGGAAGTGATGACCGCTATTCGGGCCTTCTACGGCTAAACGGAACGCTCGGGGAGGCCACCGCCTTCCCGAGCCTGCGGCCTGGCGCACCTAACGCGCCTTACCTGGGGGGGTAATACCTATGCAAGCACCGACCACCCTGTTCACGGACGTGAACATCATCGACGGCAGCGGCAGCGATCCGGTACGCGGCAACGTACTGGTGAGCGGCAATCGCATCACCAAGGTGGGCGATGGCGCCGTGCCCGCGGCCGACCACACGATCGACGGTCACGGACGCACGCTCATGCCCGGCTTGTGCGATGCGCACCTGCACCTGACCTGGAACGACCAGCCCACGCTCGAGTACATCACCATGATGCCGCCAGAGGAGCATCTGATTCACTCGATCAACGTGGCCAAGAAAACCCTGATGGCGGGCTTCACCTCGGGCGTCGGCGCGGCGGCCGCCCGACCGCGCTTCGACTGCGTCCTGCGCAACGCCATCAACGAGGGGCACATCATGGGCCCGCGCTACCTCGCGAACGGCCAGGAGATCACCGTGGCCGGTGGCCTCGGCGACACCTCGCCGCCGCACGTGGATCTGCAGGAGCTGTCCTTCGGCTGGCGCGTTTGCGGCCCCGAAGACATGCGTAAGGTGGTACGCATGTACATCAAGTACGGCGTGGACCTGATCAAGCTCAATCTCTCCGGCGAAGAGATCACGCCCGTGCCCGCCCAGTGCTCACCGATGAGCGACGAAGAGGTGGAGATGGCCATGGC
Proteins encoded:
- a CDS encoding alpha/beta hydrolase, which produces MGHLLQINGRAVAVDDFGEGTPVLCVHGLGGSSNFWRAVVNGLGDGYRLIVPDLPSAARSANDPSLSIESLASDMLAVLDALGVEKARVMGHSMGTIVCQHLTVMAPERVQDLVLLGPLAQPPEPARGALMDRAGLARREGMTGIADTIADVALSAATKADLPDIQGFVREMVIRQDPEGYALSCEALSRAQAADASAITCPCLLITGDEDKVAPPANVEALGSALPSARVMVLEGCGHWTLNEKPTEVMTAIRAFYG
- a CDS encoding amidohydrolase family protein, which encodes MQAPTTLFTDVNIIDGSGSDPVRGNVLVSGNRITKVGDGAVPAADHTIDGHGRTLMPGLCDAHLHLTWNDQPTLEYITMMPPEEHLIHSINVAKKTLMAGFTSGVGAAAARPRFDCVLRNAINEGHIMGPRYLANGQEITVAGGLGDTSPPHVDLQELSFGWRVCGPEDMRKVVRMYIKYGVDLIKLNLSGEEITPVPAQCSPMSDEEVEMAMASIAPYGLRACAHARSAHSVKQCLKYGVQIIYHASYADEECMDELEKRKDEFFVGPGLAWLVRTSAHAGEFGISPDSELAQIYARELEYAIEGMREMHRRGIRVLPGGDYGFAWTPHGTNARDLQYFVELVGMTPMEAIVSATQLGGQIMGKPDELGLVREGYLADLLLVDGNPVEDITVLQDHDRLKVIMKDGALVKDTSTA